TGATCATTCAAGTACATCCAGTGCTCACTGAGCATATTTTGCTTAGATTTGTACTGCTCTTCTCGCTTTAATGGGCGAACACTGCAAAAACACAGAAACTACGATACAGATGAGCAAATGTTTTGACATATGACAAATGGTCGCTCTTGGGAGGCCTATGCACGTGAGCTATCGATAAAAAGCATTAACGATGTGCATCATATCTTCTGCagataaataatttaatttattacttGGACTCAATTCAAGTTTAAATAGTTTAATATTCCTCCTTTGGTTGaaaaataagttttatttataacttcATTGGTATTTTCAAATGGTCACATACGCATGCTAACGACTATCGGCGAACCGATAGCATCAACACCACGGCGATTAATCAATAGTGCaatgtttacaaaatattttgggTGGATGTCGGCGAGAAGGCGCGTTTAACTAGTTTTAGTCATGTCTAGTCGTAATTTAAGTGCAATAGTCCTGCTCCTTGGGGCGTTAGTGGCCGCCTGCCAAGCCTCCAACGGCGACCGCACACAGTTTTTTCACAATTGTCGACAGAACTGCGAGCGAACGAACTGCTCGGCAGGTGAGGAGTGCTTTCCACTTTAATTGCAAGTCTTACGAGCACCCTTCCCTTGGCAGACGGGCTGGAGATCCAGGAGCAGGCAGTCAAGTTTTACCAGCAATCGGTGTTCGACCGGCTCTTCCAGTGGAGCTGCGCGGACGAGTGTCAGTATGGATGCATGTGGCGAACGGTGTTCGCCTTCTTTGAACGCGGTTGGCCGATTCCGCAGTTCTACGGCAAGTGGCCCTTCCTCCGCCTGCTGGGCATGCAGGAGCCGGCCTCAGTTATCTTCTCCTGCCTGAATTTTGTCGTTCACCTGCGCTTGTTACGCAAGTTCCGCCGAGAAGTGCGTCCGGACAGTCCCTGCTATATGCTGACCCACATATTCGCAGTGGTATGCCTTTGTTTACACGATCAGCCAAAGAAGTCGTTTTACTAAGTTACCTCTATCCTTACTCTTCCAGACGAGTCTCAACGGCTGGATCTGGTCGGCCATCTTTCACACAAGGGACTTTCCACTGACCGAGCTGCTGGACTACGCCTTTGCCTACTCCATCATCTTATGCTCACTTTACGTCATGGTCATGCGGATGCTGCACCGCTACTCGCTGTTCCTGCGAGGTGTGATCACGTTGGCCTTCCTCTCCTACTACATTAACTACTTTGCCTACCTGAGTGTGGGACGGTTCAACTATGCCTTCAACATGATGGTAAACGTGGCCACGGGAGTGATAGCGGCAGTGGGATGGTTCGTTTGGTGTCACTTTGTGCGCACCCGCAGGCCCTATTTTAGAAGGATCCTGCGTTTCTATATTCTCATGGCGTTGGCCATGAGCCTTGAACTGCTTGACTTCCCGCCCATCCTCTGGATTCTTGATGCTCATGCTCTGTGGCACTTGGCAACAATTCCTCTGGCATCCCTCTACTATGAGTGCGTAGAAATATTACTTTTTCTTAATATTGCTACATGTGTTTTTATTTCAGCTTCATGATAGAGGACTGTCGAACCCTGCGAAAGGAGAAGGCTGCGGCCGGCGGCTATTCATTCTACAATTAGTATTATCTAAGACATTCTTAGCCCTGAAAGCACGCAAAGCTATCTGGCGATTTGTCTGACATATTtcatgtaatttgtaacaaaGCGAAAAAATGTAATGTATTTTATCGAAAGTCAAAGCGAAAGCCGCCTTTGACAGTAACCAGAACGGCAGGAAAACTAATAGCTTCGTTTAAAAAGACATAATAGAGACTTTATTACAACATTTAGAACTCCGCGCTACATTTGCCCGCACTGCGAAATGGTCACTGGGAGCTTCGGCTTGTTATTGGGGCCCGTGGGCACGTTCTCGATCTTCCGCATAATGAGCAGTCCATCCAGAACCCGACCGAACACCACGTGCTTGCCGTCTAAAAAGTTGCACTTGGCGCAGGTGATAAAGAATTGGCATCCGTTCGTCTCCTTGCCACTGTTTGCCATGGAAAGGAGGCCGGGCGAGTCGTGCTTCAGGGTGAAGTTCTCGTCGCCGAAGGTGTTGCCGTATATGCTGGTCACGCCGGTGCCGTCGCCCTGCACAAAGTCGCCGCCCTGGATCATGAAGTCCTTGATCACCCGATGGAAACTGGCGCCTTTGTAGCCAATGGGAACGCCATCCGGTCTGTACTCGCCCGTGCAGAACTGCCGGAAGTTTTCCGCCGTTCTGGGCACTGTGTCCGCAAAGAGTTCGAATATCATTCGTCCGATTTCCTGCACACAAAAGGCGTTAGAACGCGTAAGTTAATGATTATGATTAGATTGTTTTTAGCTCACCGTTGTGCCTACAGCAATGTCGAAGAAAACGACGGGATTGTTGGAGCTTCTCAGTTGGGACTGTATTTGATTCCAGTTAggcattttaaaaatatttttatttgtttataaacttcTAACAAGTCAAGATTGAGATTTTCCTAAGCCGGCAgatttttgtttatgtttattacGATGGTTCGATGACGATAGGTCAGCATGCACGACAAGTCGATAGCATCATAAGCCGGTCATATCGATAGCACACGTGTGCCAagtgtttgtttatattttgcTGTGCACAAATTGGTGAAACtgtttaaataatatttattaaggtGAGTGTATTTATGATTGGATTGATAGAGTTGATGGGTAGAGTTCATTAAGTAGtgcataaatattattattattggatATTGTTTCGGCATTATTTTtagttgtttatttttattggcaaGTTGCTCAATACCAGATTACTAACTTATTTTGCGTCCGATCGGCAGGATTTCTTCCTGATAGGATATGCCTATGTAAATTCTTcaacttacatacatatgtacgtccCCTTTTAtcaaacagaaacagaatgaTCCAAAACATTTGCATCTGTATGTACgtacagctgtgttcaaaaaaatagcagtgcgaTGGAAACTAAGAAACACAAATGTATTTCTCCATGTCCCTTTTTGGAATCCACTTTttattccacttatttttgtaaaatggaatgtatagatatagaaaaaaagaaaatcccgtcagtttttcatgttatcctttttttatttacattcttGAGCAAATTCACCACTTTTAGGCTGTTCATAAGAATAGCAGTCTCTGGTTTTGTCCATCGTAAAGTCTCGAAATgttcaatattttctaaaaagtgagtttggttaagataattcgtatattttaaagggcaataaattaaaaaaaaattcaaaaaaatttattttagtgGGTAGAGGACACCACTGCTCCCAGGAGAAaagaatgtttatttttaagcttagaaaggaaggaaaaacatataaggacattcaaaaaacccttgaatgttctgccaaaatggtatccaatgccattaaatatgaatggaaGCCCGAAAACCGTGGTACCATACGTAAAACCACAGATATAGAGGATCGGCGCATAGTTTGTTACAGCAAAGTCTATCCTTTTGCATCCTTTGGGGACATAAAGTCTGAGCTGAACTTGGGAATAAGCGACGTTACTATTCAGAGATGACTACTGAATCAAAATGTTTGTGAGAGGAGTCCACAAAAGGATCCCCTACTTAGCCCTAGGCATATTAAGGCAAGGTTAAGCTTCCGTAAGACCTACCTAATCTGGCCAGTCTCCAAATGGCGTAATATCTTTTGGATTGATGGGTCAAAAATagttctatttggtggaactGGTTCACTCCAGTATATCTGATGACCTCCAAACACGGAGTACCACCCAAAACACTCACTGATGACTTTCAACCATGGTGGACTGAAAATTATGGTatgggcttgttttttttacaatggtATGAGTCCATAACATATGATTTATGGTATTATAGACCAAAACGCATATGCAAATATACTTAGTGATGTCTTACTGTCATATTCTGAATATAATATACCCTTAAAATAGACATTCCAACAGGATAATGATACGAAACGCAGAAGCTCATCGGCTAAGAATAGGTTCACCCGAAATAGAATAGATGTAATGCACTGGCCAGCATCATCTTCCGATTTAAACCCGATTGAAAACCTGTGGGGGGACATTAAACAATATGTGTCGAAAAACTCCCCGACGTCTAAGGCTCAGATTTGGCAAGTTGTGCAGGATGCATAGTCAAAAATTCCCCCCAAACGTTGGCAGGTCCTGGTGGACTCCATGTCACGTGGGTGTAAGGCTGTACTGGCTAACAAAGGCAATCCAACCAAGTATTAGACCCTAAttaacacataaaaaaaaaaactatgttAGTTCTAAGTCATGTTGAATTTTGTGACTATTTTTTCATAGCACTGCTATTTCATTGAACACCAGAATTTCTGcctcttttgttgtttttatctatattttcgaaactattgaagaaataaaagtgaaacatttgctaaattgtttgaaattaaatacctaacgatattataaaaaaaatttgaccattaaaattgtaaatcataggaattttttaacttaaactcgcaggtcccaagcactgctattttttgaacacagctgtacATACATTTGTACCAAAGTGGGAGATGAAGATATGCAAGCAACAAGCGAGTGCAGTAGCAAGCAATAATTGTataccttagcatatttagtttACTTATAATTAGTTTTTACTTTTAAGATCTTGTGACGTTTTAAAACAAACTTATTAGGACATACATCATATACAAagatttcaaaaaataaactaTTTGAGTCCTCCAAAGATCGCCCAGTTGGGGTTTGGATAGGCTCTTTGGCAGGGATTCCGTAAATAGCCGTTTAAGGAGTTCTGTTGGAAAGAAATTGCCCCAATTAGCCCTCTCTGTTGATGAAGGAAGACACATGATCGACATATTACACAACCgtgtaataataaataaatatacgtGAGCATTGTAATCAAGAAAAACGTCTTTAAAGAAAGGACGGCCAACAATTGACCTTTATAACCAAAGAGCATGGTAATGGGTGCGTCCAGAAAGGTCAGTCAGGTCCCTTTCACAAAAAAGACTCACAggtcaataaaatatattaaaaaatatcacTGCGGTAATACTGATctcattttttgaaaaatatgcACGACAATGACCCCCATCTGACGTTAAGATCTGCTTTGTGAAGAATAGATTTCAATTTTTGGGGACAGCAGATTCCCGGGGATCTTAATCCCAATGACGTATTTTTGAGAACCATATCCGACTATGGTATACGATAACTGGTATTGTGTGCGTTTGCACAGCTTTATTGAAAATTGCAGTTTTCTGTACATTCTGGTTTGCTTAAATGTATCCTTTTGGAAGACACTGGAAACCCCCATTTCAAGACACGAGATTCATTTTCCGTTGTATtatgtttgtattttttaGAAACTTGCATAGAAAATGCCGAGataatgtttataaataaGTGCTTTTGTTCATGACAGTAACTTAAGGTAGCTAAAAGGTATAAGCAGATGCAAATGAGTCTATCTTTAAATTACATGATATTCAGCAACAACTAAGGCCCTAAAAGTACATAAATGGATGTTCTTAAATTCAAACTGAGCAATGTTAGTCGGTAGTCGATTGATTCATGCCTCATTTCAGCTCGACAACTAATACTAGGTAGAGGTAAATCCGCAAATCCCTTTTGGGTCGACGCTCAGTTACTCGCCTCGTCCGTATCCACGTCTGATATATCTTTGAGTTTTACGTTGCCATTGCTGTTGTTCCTGTCATTGTCATCCGCCGCCTTTTGGAAGTTCTCCTGAAGAGTTTTGGGATCAACGACCAGGATGGGTGTGCACCCGTCCATTAGGTGCTCGCTCTGGCTCTGGTACTGCTCCCGCGAGATGCTGCGCGTGAAGGAGAAGCGCAACGACTTTGTCCTGGTCAGCCTCTTTTTGATGGGTGGCTTGCCCGCCACTGGAGCCACTGGCTCTGAGCTGGTCCGCTCTGAGCCTTCAGGCGTGGTTGGCACGGAGCTGGACTCCAGCTGGTGGTCCCGCAGTATTTCCTCAGCAAAGCACTTTATCTGGGTCCATGCATCTAGGATGTCCTTCTCAGAGGCATGCTCGTAGGTGACGCAGAAGCGGATCACGTAGCGGCCGTTGAACTTGGCCGGCGTCATGTGCATCTTGCCCGAGTGGTTGATCTGGGCGAGCAGCATGTGGTTGGGCtcgtctccagttctgtaGATAAGATTGAGTACACCATTAAATACCATCATTCGTATAAAATCGAAGCAGAGCTTCTTTCTTCAGTTAGTATTAACGGATAATAGACTTACCGCATTCTGAAGCAAACTAGGCCAAGGTGAACGTCGTTGCGAACCTCGAATCGTTCATCCTTCCGCACCAGCATCTCAAACTTCTTAGCCAACGCCATGTGATTTCGAATGTATTCCTGTAGTCCTCGAATTCCGTATGTCCGGAAGACGAACCACAGCTTGAGTGCCCGGAATCGGCGACTCAGGGGAATGCCGTAGTGGCGGTAGTCAACTCCGGTCAAGTGCTCGTGTCGCAGGTAGAGGGGATTCACATTCAGCGCGCTCTTAAGGTTCATCACATCCCGCACCCACAGGGCAGAGGCATCGAAGTTCGTCAGCAGAAGCTTGTTGGGATTTGTGTTGAAGGAGTCGGCGTATTCGAGTCCGGCCGAAAAGACCCGCATCTCGGGCAGAATGAAGGAGTTTCCCGCATAGGCGCCGTCTACGTGCAGCCAAATGCTCGACACCTCGCGGCACACCTTTCCGATCTCAGTGATGTCGTCGAAAGCGCAGCCGCCGGTGGTACCCACAGTGGCCACTACAAAGAAGGGTGTCAAGCCGGCGTTCACATCGTTTTGAATTGCTTGGCGCAGTAGGTCAACGCGCATGCGTCCATGCTCGTCGGCATCGATGATCCGGAGCTTCACCAGGGCCATCTTGGTGGCCTTTTCCACGGAGGAGTGTGCCTCGCGGCTGGCGTATGCGATCAGGCTGGGCAGGAAGACGCTGTCGTGAACGCTGGTCTGACCCTTCAGCTCGCTGATGGCCCGGGCGCGGGCTGTGATCAGAGAGACGAGAACGCATTCCGAGGCGGATCCCTGGAGGGCGCCGCCGCCTGTGCTGCCTGGGGCATCCGAAACAAAGGCCTTTGGCAGGCCAAGGGCCTTGGCGTACCAGTTCATAACGATCGTCTCCAGCTCGGCAGCCGCCGGACAGCTGGCCCAGCTGAAGCCTATTGAACCAATGGCACTGCTTAGCATGTCGCCTAGGACCGATGG
This genomic interval from Drosophila mauritiana strain mau12 chromosome 2R, ASM438214v1, whole genome shotgun sequence contains the following:
- the LOC117136173 gene encoding post-GPI attachment to proteins factor 3, coding for MSSRNLSAIVLLLGALVAACQASNGDRTQFFHNCRQNCERTNCSADGLEIQEQAVKFYQQSVFDRLFQWSCADECQYGCMWRTVFAFFERGWPIPQFYGKWPFLRLLGMQEPASVIFSCLNFVVHLRLLRKFRREVRPDSPCYMLTHIFAVTSLNGWIWSAIFHTRDFPLTELLDYAFAYSIILCSLYVMVMRMLHRYSLFLRGVITLAFLSYYINYFAYLSVGRFNYAFNMMVNVATGVIAAVGWFVWCHFVRTRRPYFRRILRFYILMALAMSLELLDFPPILWILDAHALWHLATIPLASLYYDFMIEDCRTLRKEKAAAGGYSFYN
- the LOC117136178 gene encoding peptidyl-prolyl cis-trans isomerase H, which produces MPNWNQIQSQLRSSNNPVVFFDIAVGTTEIGRMIFELFADTVPRTAENFRQFCTGEYRPDGVPIGYKGASFHRVIKDFMIQGGDFVQGDGTGVTSIYGNTFGDENFTLKHDSPGLLSMANSGKETNGCQFFITCAKCNFLDGKHVVFGRVLDGLLIMRKIENVPTGPNNKPKLPVTISQCGQM
- the LOC117136171 gene encoding aromatic-L-amino-acid decarboxylase, whose product is MDVEEFRKYGKEVIDYICQYGTNIEERDVAPTLDPGYLKKLLPADAPQSPEPFKDVLEDFEQKIMPGVVHWNHPKFFAYFPSGNSFPSVLGDMLSSAIGSIGFSWASCPAAAELETIVMNWYAKALGLPKAFVSDAPGSTGGGALQGSASECVLVSLITARARAISELKGQTSVHDSVFLPSLIAYASREAHSSVEKATKMALVKLRIIDADEHGRMRVDLLRQAIQNDVNAGLTPFFVVATVGTTGGCAFDDITEIGKVCREVSSIWLHVDGAYAGNSFILPEMRVFSAGLEYADSFNTNPNKLLLTNFDASALWVRDVMNLKSALNVNPLYLRHEHLTGVDYRHYGIPLSRRFRALKLWFVFRTYGIRGLQEYIRNHMALAKKFEMLVRKDERFEVRNDVHLGLVCFRMRTGDEPNHMLLAQINHSGKMHMTPAKFNGRYVIRFCVTYEHASEKDILDAWTQIKCFAEEILRDHQLESSSVPTTPEGSERTSSEPVAPVAGKPPIKKRLTRTKSLRFSFTRSISREQYQSQSEHLMDGCTPILVVDPKTLQENFQKAADDNDRNNSNGNVKLKDISDVDTDEASN